The Cellulosilyticum sp. I15G10I2 genome has a segment encoding these proteins:
- a CDS encoding PEP/pyruvate-binding domain-containing protein, giving the protein MGTFDKINSGIEGIDKALHSIRIGDNVVWQVSDIKAYKYVAVSFAKQALLEQRKIIYIRFAEHEAILEEDLGAKIIKLDSEPGFEGFTVKVNEIITEEGKEAFYVFDCLSELQAVWATDLMMSNFFQVTCPYLYEMDTVAYFALLRNRHSYASIAKIRETTQLFIDIYSKNQDMFIHPLKVFNRYSSTMFLPHVFKDKLGIRLEPLVDGISASKFYFIMSESYNGQNEKALDNWDNFFIKTNVELRGGVGDKHLILKKLCKMFIGKDKKIIELVKNELTISDFFNIKERMVGTGSIGGKAVGMLLARKIVENHLPALGLFMEPHDSFYIGADVFYTFIVQNGWWRLRIAQRTKEGYFTAAKRLQEKILDGHFAESIREQFRRLLEYYGQNPIIVRSSSLLEDGFGNAFAGKYESVFCANTGTLEERLKAFEKAVKKVYASAMDESALVYRKQRGMGEQDEQMAILVQRVSGSRFEDIFMPCVGGVGHSYNAYVWHKDIDPKAGMVRVVFGLGTRAVDRTDGDYPRVAALDRPEMTTAMSTEEKYKFSQHYIDVINLTEGKLDTIGIKALSQKVPQWVKNALLENDYEAEARLRELGRREEVFAITCDKILKKQEIVSHLKEMMHILQSTYNYPVDIEFTINISDQGEYVVNLLQCRPLQVKGLGKNITLPQIERQKALFELTNATMGGPIFQKIDQVAVIDMHNYYHAPLHIKYSVARIIGQINFWAKKNKQVVMLIGPGRWGTSSPELGVPVKFAEISYIKVLCEVPYEGVDIMPELSYGSHFFQDLVETDIFYAAIIKNNSTNYYQPELLEKTKNIYREIIPNSEEFEAIIKVYDVRNMSLTLMSDTITHKTVCMSYKNVE; this is encoded by the coding sequence GCTAAACAGGCACTCTTAGAACAAAGAAAGATCATTTACATTCGTTTTGCTGAACATGAAGCCATCTTAGAAGAGGATCTTGGTGCTAAAATTATAAAACTTGATAGTGAACCAGGTTTTGAAGGCTTTACCGTAAAAGTAAATGAGATTATTACCGAAGAAGGTAAAGAAGCATTCTATGTTTTTGACTGTCTTTCGGAACTACAGGCTGTATGGGCTACAGATCTTATGATGAGTAATTTCTTTCAAGTAACGTGTCCTTATTTGTATGAAATGGATACTGTGGCATATTTTGCTTTGCTTAGGAACAGGCATTCTTACGCATCCATTGCCAAGATAAGGGAGACTACGCAGCTATTTATAGATATTTACAGTAAGAATCAAGATATGTTTATACATCCATTAAAAGTTTTTAATAGATACAGTTCAACAATGTTTCTGCCCCATGTTTTTAAAGATAAATTAGGTATAAGATTAGAACCGTTAGTTGATGGCATAAGTGCCAGCAAGTTTTATTTTATTATGTCTGAGAGTTATAATGGGCAAAATGAAAAAGCGCTTGATAATTGGGATAATTTTTTTATCAAAACAAATGTGGAGCTTCGAGGCGGTGTTGGTGATAAGCACCTTATATTAAAAAAACTCTGTAAGATGTTTATAGGAAAAGATAAGAAAATTATTGAGCTTGTAAAAAATGAGCTAACTATAAGCGATTTTTTTAATATCAAAGAAAGAATGGTAGGTACAGGGTCTATAGGCGGAAAAGCGGTAGGGATGCTTTTAGCCCGCAAAATAGTAGAAAATCATCTACCGGCTTTAGGGCTGTTTATGGAGCCCCATGACTCTTTTTATATAGGGGCTGACGTATTTTATACTTTTATTGTACAGAACGGCTGGTGGAGGTTAAGAATAGCTCAAAGAACAAAAGAAGGGTATTTTACAGCAGCAAAGAGGCTCCAGGAAAAAATCTTAGACGGACATTTCGCAGAAAGTATAAGGGAGCAGTTTAGGAGACTCTTAGAGTATTATGGGCAGAATCCAATTATAGTACGCTCAAGCAGCTTATTAGAAGATGGATTTGGCAATGCTTTTGCAGGCAAGTATGAATCCGTTTTTTGTGCAAATACAGGGACGTTAGAAGAGAGACTTAAGGCTTTTGAAAAGGCTGTGAAGAAAGTTTACGCAAGTGCTATGGATGAATCAGCCCTTGTATATCGTAAGCAAAGGGGTATGGGGGAACAAGATGAACAAATGGCAATTTTGGTTCAAAGGGTATCTGGTTCAAGGTTTGAGGATATCTTTATGCCCTGTGTTGGTGGGGTAGGCCACTCTTATAATGCTTATGTATGGCATAAAGATATTGATCCTAAGGCTGGTATGGTAAGAGTTGTATTTGGACTTGGAACAAGAGCTGTTGACAGAACTGATGGGGATTATCCAAGAGTAGCTGCACTTGATAGACCAGAAATGACTACAGCGATGAGTACAGAAGAGAAATATAAATTTTCACAGCACTATATAGATGTTATTAATCTTACTGAAGGTAAATTAGATACAATAGGTATTAAGGCTTTGAGTCAAAAGGTGCCGCAGTGGGTAAAAAATGCATTGCTGGAAAATGATTATGAGGCTGAAGCAAGGCTTAGGGAACTTGGCAGAAGAGAAGAGGTTTTTGCTATAACCTGCGATAAAATACTTAAGAAGCAAGAAATAGTAAGCCATCTTAAAGAGATGATGCATATTTTGCAAAGCACCTATAACTATCCTGTAGACATTGAATTTACGATTAATATCTCTGACCAAGGAGAATATGTTGTCAATTTACTGCAGTGCAGACCGCTGCAAGTAAAAGGCCTTGGTAAAAATATTACACTGCCCCAGATAGAGCGCCAAAAGGCACTGTTTGAACTCACAAATGCAACGATGGGGGGGCCGATTTTTCAAAAGATAGATCAGGTAGCAGTGATTGACATGCATAACTATTATCATGCTCCACTTCATATAAAATATAGTGTTGCAAGAATAATAGGACAAATTAACTTTTGGGCAAAGAAAAACAAACAAGTTGTTATGCTTATAGGGCCGGGCCGGTGGGGAACGAGTTCGCCGGAACTTGGCGTTCCTGTGAAGTTTGCAGAAATCAGCTATATTAAAGTTTTATGTGAAGTGCCTTATGAAGGGGTAGATATTATGCCAGAGCTTTCATATGGCAGTCATTTTTTCCAGGACTTAGTTGAGACAGATATTTTTTATGCAGCCATTATAAAAAATAACAGCACAAATTACTATCAGCCTGAGCTCTTAGAAAAAACCAAAAATATTTATAGAGAGATTATACCTAATAGCGAAGAGTTTGAAGCCATTATTAAAGTATATGATGTGAGAAACATGAGTCTTACACTCATGTCAGATACAATAACGCATAAGACCGTATGTATGTCGTATAAAAATGTTGAATAA
- a CDS encoding DeoR/GlpR family DNA-binding transcription regulator, which translates to MKQTRRDFILEELNKHNELRISELIALLPDVSEMTIRRDLDFLAKKGFLVRTHGGAKLLPSSPDSAYDFDTRATLNKTSKSIIAKQALSFIDNECSIFFDAGSTTLELAQNISNLKIHGITNAPNVGIELLKNPNAQVILLGGILNKSTLSVAGAIPLQELDHLNIDIAFIAASGFSLTSGFTNAYSDECSLKQKVINMAKHVIILLDISKLNRVLPFTFARVGDVHTIILNQKPPQDILEHIHTQNVQLIYP; encoded by the coding sequence TTGAAACAGACAAGACGCGATTTCATTTTAGAGGAACTTAATAAACATAATGAACTACGTATTAGTGAGCTGATTGCTCTGCTTCCTGATGTCTCTGAGATGACGATTCGACGTGACTTAGATTTTTTAGCTAAAAAAGGCTTTTTAGTAAGGACTCATGGAGGTGCTAAACTTCTCCCCTCATCACCTGATTCTGCCTATGATTTTGATACAAGAGCAACACTTAATAAAACTTCAAAATCTATTATTGCTAAGCAGGCCCTTTCTTTTATAGATAACGAGTGTTCTATATTTTTTGATGCAGGAAGTACAACGCTTGAGCTCGCCCAAAATATTTCAAATCTTAAAATTCACGGAATTACTAATGCACCGAATGTAGGTATTGAACTTCTAAAAAACCCAAATGCCCAAGTTATTTTGCTAGGAGGTATTCTTAATAAATCAACCCTTTCTGTTGCAGGTGCTATACCATTGCAAGAATTAGATCACTTAAATATTGATATCGCCTTTATTGCTGCTAGTGGCTTTTCTTTAACAAGTGGTTTTACTAATGCTTATTCTGATGAATGCAGCTTAAAGCAAAAAGTAATTAATATGGCTAAACACGTTATTATTTTGCTAGATATATCAAAACTCAATCGTGTCTTGCCCTTCACATTTGCCCGTGTTGGAGATGTTCATACTATTATCCTTAATCAAAAACCTCCTCAAGATATCCTCGAGCATATTCACACACAAAATGTTCAACTTATTTATCCTTAA
- a CDS encoding class II fructose-bisphosphate aldolase: MAIVTLADILKDAKENKYGVGMFNTVNLEMARAVIGAAEEENSPVIIALAEVHIPYGDLNTLAPIMVKFAKEAKVPVAVHLDHGMSFELILKAMQSGFTSIMYDGSTLSYEENIEKTREIVKIAHTLGISVEAELGHVGGAEGGNEDGHETYYTKIEEAGEFVQRTGIDALAVAIGTAHGEYKVKPKLDINRLRDIHNVVSAPLVLHGGSGLSDDDFRNCIENGISKVNVFTDMSIAALNAIADRPKKTSYPDLINLTMEAIKAEVASKIRLFGGSNRA; this comes from the coding sequence ATGGCAATTGTAACACTGGCAGATATATTAAAAGATGCTAAGGAAAATAAATATGGTGTGGGGATGTTTAATACTGTTAATCTAGAAATGGCTAGAGCAGTTATTGGGGCAGCAGAAGAGGAAAACTCACCTGTAATTATTGCTCTTGCAGAGGTACATATCCCTTATGGAGATTTAAATACTTTAGCACCGATTATGGTTAAGTTTGCAAAGGAGGCAAAGGTGCCGGTAGCGGTTCATCTTGACCATGGAATGAGTTTTGAACTTATTTTAAAGGCTATGCAGTCAGGGTTTACATCTATTATGTATGATGGTTCAACATTATCTTATGAAGAAAATATTGAAAAGACCAGGGAAATTGTAAAAATAGCTCATACATTAGGTATTTCGGTTGAAGCAGAGCTTGGTCATGTGGGGGGAGCAGAAGGCGGCAATGAAGATGGACATGAAACCTATTATACAAAAATAGAAGAAGCTGGCGAGTTTGTTCAAAGAACAGGGATTGATGCTTTAGCAGTAGCTATTGGTACCGCTCATGGAGAATACAAGGTTAAGCCTAAACTGGATATCAATAGACTTAGGGATATCCACAATGTAGTAAGTGCACCTTTAGTATTACATGGAGGTTCAGGATTATCAGATGATGATTTTAGAAATTGTATTGAGAATGGAATCAGCAAGGTGAATGTTTTTACAGATATGTCAATAGCAGCTTTAAATGCTATTGCAGACAGACCCAAAAAAACAAGTTATCCCGATCTTATTAACTTAACAATGGAAGCTATTAAAGCTGAAGTAGCATCTAAAATAAGGTTATTTGGCGGTTCAAACCGAGCATAA
- a CDS encoding carbohydrate kinase family protein: MEKGIIVAGNLLVDYVKMIDNYPKKGMLANITHVTRGVGGCAANTLSNLAIIDSSIPLKCIGAVGRDENGRYLMNFLENLGIDITCVKEWDKEMTSFSDVMTVKESGERTFFHARGANAVLSEQDIPFETITADIFHIGYALLLDRFDREDAEYGTVMARVLHRIQKTGIKTSIDLVSEDSERFEKVVRPSLKYCNYFIANEIEGGRTVSITPRKEDDTIDREHIKAICKELLDLGVKDLVVIHAPEGGWAMTREGAFYDVPALQLPCGYIKGSVGAGDAFCAGMLYGIYKQYGIEECLQIACAAAAANLACSDSVSGMKPIETIKQLYNLYH, encoded by the coding sequence ATGGAGAAGGGAATAATTGTAGCAGGGAACTTACTTGTTGATTATGTAAAAATGATTGACAACTATCCTAAAAAAGGTATGCTCGCTAATATAACGCATGTTACAAGAGGAGTTGGCGGATGTGCTGCTAATACACTATCTAATTTAGCGATTATTGACTCAAGTATTCCTCTAAAGTGTATAGGCGCTGTGGGGAGAGATGAGAATGGTAGGTACCTTATGAACTTTCTTGAAAATCTGGGAATTGATATAACCTGCGTTAAAGAATGGGATAAGGAAATGACTTCATTCTCAGATGTAATGACAGTTAAAGAATCGGGAGAAAGAACTTTTTTTCATGCAAGAGGTGCTAATGCTGTTTTGAGTGAACAAGATATTCCCTTTGAAACTATCACGGCGGATATTTTTCATATAGGCTATGCACTGCTATTGGATCGATTTGATAGGGAAGATGCGGAATATGGAACGGTTATGGCAAGGGTACTTCATAGGATTCAAAAAACAGGTATAAAAACTTCTATAGATCTCGTAAGTGAGGATAGTGAACGTTTTGAAAAGGTTGTCAGGCCAAGCTTAAAGTATTGTAACTATTTTATTGCAAATGAGATAGAAGGAGGCAGAACAGTATCTATTACACCAAGAAAAGAAGATGACACGATTGATAGAGAACATATTAAGGCTATTTGTAAGGAACTTTTAGATTTAGGTGTCAAAGATTTAGTAGTCATTCATGCACCAGAAGGCGGATGGGCTATGACTCGTGAAGGTGCATTTTATGATGTACCAGCCTTGCAACTGCCATGTGGGTATATTAAAGGGAGTGTAGGCGCTGGAGATGCGTTTTGTGCGGGGATGCTTTATGGCATTTATAAACAGTATGGTATAGAAGAATGTCTTCAAATTGCCTGCGCGGCGGCGGCAGCAAATCTTGCATGTAGCGACTCGGTGTCCGGTATGAAGCCAATAGAGACTATCAAACAACTTTACAATTTATATCATTAA
- a CDS encoding D-lyxose/D-mannose family sugar isomerase — protein MISKEQFEKYQQITINYFNKAGIVLTEEEKKRIEVADLGLGQLETTGLQLLTYVNTDRCCAKELVLIPYQTCPEHRHPNIGDRSGKEETFRCRFGKVYLYVEGEPTQNIKAVIPKGKEHAYTVFNEIELNPGEQYTLAPNTLHWFQGGEEGAVISEFSTASTDELDIFTDSEIQRIPVINE, from the coding sequence ATGATATCAAAGGAGCAATTTGAGAAGTATCAACAAATTACTATAAACTATTTTAATAAAGCAGGTATAGTACTTACAGAAGAAGAGAAAAAAAGAATTGAAGTAGCTGATTTGGGACTTGGGCAATTAGAAACAACTGGTTTACAGCTTCTTACTTATGTTAATACGGATAGATGCTGCGCAAAAGAGCTAGTACTTATTCCTTATCAAACATGCCCAGAACATAGACATCCAAATATTGGAGATCGATCAGGTAAAGAAGAAACCTTTAGATGCCGTTTTGGAAAAGTATATCTTTATGTTGAAGGAGAACCCACTCAAAATATTAAGGCAGTTATTCCTAAGGGGAAAGAACATGCCTATACTGTTTTTAATGAGATAGAGTTAAATCCTGGAGAGCAGTATACCTTAGCACCTAATACGCTTCATTGGTTTCAAGGTGGAGAAGAAGGAGCTGTTATATCAGAGTTTTCCACTGCGAGCACAGATGAATTAGACATTTTTACAGATTCAGAGATACAGCGTATTCCTGTAATAAATGAATAG
- a CDS encoding sensor histidine kinase has protein sequence MSKWSSVKYLHWSMYVINFIIITFIALIIYSTSHEICDSFRARSFLEEAKYLPMIPWKVPVYAMGCFVLLGLSNLLKGYVSQNASWFLIVLFIGDILLCGFITYSINFSYTGLYLILIASIFLYIPNLGAKIFFLAIALGSFILLDYDMMTVKTNVVSFQDYINFYNTGARLYLYGIKNILDSLNQVFFIIFFSLLIQNKITENKQYIALNNMLIEKVEELNVANKKLEVLTEESAQMAKMKERNRLAREIHDILGHSLTSIITGLDACISLLDIDLEIAKKQLFKIREIGQKGLVDVRRSVRELKIDTIQKYDFIPAIENLIEELNTLSSAHINLEITGQVLKMKDDEEQTIYRIIQESLTNAIRHGKAAYITVQLSFTYHELDLLIKDDGIGCDAIEKGFGLTHIEERVHMLNGQVIFNTRESEGFATHVVIPIRWGNAYD, from the coding sequence ATGAGTAAGTGGTCGAGTGTTAAATATTTGCATTGGTCAATGTATGTTATTAATTTTATTATTATTACTTTTATAGCACTTATTATTTACAGTACCTCACATGAGATATGTGACAGTTTTAGGGCAAGGTCATTTCTAGAAGAAGCTAAGTACCTGCCGATGATACCTTGGAAAGTTCCAGTATATGCTATGGGGTGTTTTGTTCTCCTAGGTCTGTCTAATTTATTGAAAGGTTATGTGAGTCAAAATGCTAGTTGGTTTCTTATTGTACTATTTATAGGAGATATTTTACTCTGTGGATTCATTACATATTCTATTAACTTTAGTTATACCGGGCTTTACCTCATTCTTATAGCGAGTATTTTTTTGTATATTCCAAACCTAGGGGCTAAAATATTCTTTTTAGCTATTGCTCTTGGGAGCTTTATTTTATTGGACTACGACATGATGACGGTAAAGACAAACGTAGTTTCTTTTCAGGATTATATTAATTTTTATAATACAGGAGCCAGGTTATATTTGTATGGTATTAAAAATATTTTGGACTCTCTTAATCAAGTTTTTTTTATAATCTTTTTCTCACTGCTTATACAAAATAAGATAACTGAAAATAAGCAATATATAGCATTGAATAACATGCTTATTGAAAAAGTAGAAGAACTAAATGTTGCTAATAAAAAATTAGAAGTATTAACTGAAGAATCGGCACAGATGGCTAAAATGAAAGAGCGAAATCGCCTAGCAAGGGAAATCCATGATATATTAGGACACTCTTTAACGAGTATTATAACAGGCTTAGATGCTTGTATAAGTTTATTAGATATAGACTTAGAGATTGCAAAAAAACAGCTATTTAAAATACGAGAAATAGGGCAGAAGGGGTTAGTTGATGTTAGACGTTCTGTAAGAGAACTTAAAATAGATACCATTCAGAAATATGATTTTATACCAGCAATAGAAAATCTTATAGAAGAACTTAATACTTTGTCCTCTGCACATATTAACCTTGAGATTACAGGGCAGGTTCTTAAAATGAAAGATGATGAAGAACAGACTATTTATAGGATTATTCAAGAAAGTCTTACAAATGCCATACGGCACGGAAAAGCAGCCTATATTACTGTACAACTGTCTTTTACATACCATGAGCTTGATTTGCTTATAAAAGATGATGGGATAGGATGTGATGCTATAGAGAAAGGGTTTGGGTTAACGCATATAGAAGAAAGAGTTCATATGCTGAATGGACAAGTAATATTTAATACTAGAGAAAGTGAAGGGTTTGCAACACATGTAGTTATTCCAATAAGATGGGGGAATGCATATGATTAA
- a CDS encoding response regulator transcription factor: MIKVLIVDDQELIRESLTLILNVTENIEIVGSASNGREAIVLTRAYKPDVILMDIRMPEVDGIECIKMIKEFYRNTKIIVLTTFDDDEYIYESLKNGADGFLLKGISKDELVKAILTVYNNGASIDPEIIKKVFSLFGKLAKSSVVSKVEGQDVESLSNNEIRIIQLIGRGLSNKEITQALNFSEGTVRNYISSILRKLNLRDRTQIAIFAVQSSIMLKDIEDKA, from the coding sequence ATGATTAAAGTTTTAATTGTAGATGATCAAGAATTAATCAGGGAAAGCCTTACACTTATACTTAATGTAACAGAGAATATTGAAATAGTAGGCTCAGCATCAAATGGAAGAGAGGCAATAGTTTTAACAAGGGCTTATAAACCAGATGTCATTTTAATGGATATTCGCATGCCAGAGGTAGATGGCATTGAATGTATCAAAATGATTAAAGAGTTTTATAGAAATACTAAAATTATTGTTCTTACCACTTTTGATGATGATGAATATATTTATGAGTCTTTAAAAAATGGTGCAGATGGCTTTTTATTAAAGGGAATATCTAAAGATGAATTAGTAAAGGCTATCCTAACAGTCTATAATAATGGCGCATCTATTGATCCAGAGATCATTAAAAAAGTATTCTCGCTTTTTGGTAAGCTTGCAAAATCAAGTGTTGTCAGTAAAGTGGAGGGGCAAGATGTAGAATCCTTATCTAATAATGAAATCAGAATTATTCAGCTTATTGGCAGAGGGCTATCTAATAAAGAAATTACTCAGGCGTTAAATTTTAGTGAGGGGACGGTAAGGAACTATATTAGCAGTATTTTAAGAAAATTAAATCTAAGAGATCGTACGCAGATCGCTATTTTTGCAGTTCAATCTAGTATTATGTTAAAAGATATAGAGGATAAGGCATGA
- a CDS encoding ABC transporter substrate-binding protein, whose protein sequence is MKKNEKKYKRMIGFLVIIGLLIMVGLWVQAHTEKSMVLNVALYSGNSWGVPQKHTYKIYDEAAELFEEAYKDLDVRIHYKTGMLIQHYSEWFAGQVLRGVEPDVFLVLEEDFSTYASIGLFEDLSPYIQKDAEFKEEYFYAKALQAGQYEGSQYTLPFQIAPSFMVVNKTLLEKENITINPDNWTWEHFYNICKRVTKDLDKDGVLDQFGVYGYEWEHAFYTNDHYLFTNNGSKMAFDDERLYESIEFMKKMYGLNRGTIIKESYFDKGQVAFKTFTLPEYRAYGTYPYRILKYESFKWEAIPFPKGPYGESSSKLYTVQIGMSSRSDSKKLAYEFIKFITQNEAVQQKVWDDTYALSTNKELVEEIYASDHPEILQNKVVNGVFLNDIIGKSYIIPRFKLYRQLKSVMDQKIFQIIAQDSDTRIGIKELKEDIQHALDESQRDF, encoded by the coding sequence ATGAAAAAAAATGAGAAGAAGTATAAAAGGATGATAGGTTTTTTAGTCATTATTGGACTACTAATAATGGTTGGGCTTTGGGTACAAGCACATACTGAAAAATCTATGGTACTCAATGTTGCACTCTATTCGGGGAACAGCTGGGGGGTCCCTCAAAAACATACGTATAAAATTTATGATGAAGCGGCTGAGCTTTTTGAAGAAGCCTATAAAGACCTTGATGTACGTATCCACTATAAAACTGGCATGCTGATTCAGCATTATTCAGAATGGTTTGCAGGACAAGTATTAAGAGGGGTAGAGCCAGATGTTTTTTTAGTATTAGAAGAAGATTTTAGTACTTATGCTTCTATTGGATTATTCGAAGATTTATCCCCGTACATACAAAAGGATGCTGAATTTAAAGAAGAATACTTTTATGCTAAGGCCTTACAAGCGGGGCAATATGAAGGCAGCCAGTATACTTTACCTTTTCAAATAGCCCCCTCTTTTATGGTAGTTAATAAAACTTTACTTGAAAAAGAAAACATTACGATAAATCCAGATAACTGGACATGGGAGCATTTCTATAATATTTGTAAAAGAGTAACTAAAGATTTAGATAAAGATGGGGTATTAGATCAATTTGGTGTCTATGGATATGAGTGGGAGCATGCTTTTTATACCAATGATCACTACCTATTTACTAACAATGGAAGTAAAATGGCTTTTGATGATGAGCGACTTTATGAAAGTATTGAATTTATGAAGAAAATGTATGGGCTTAATAGAGGAACTATTATCAAAGAAAGTTATTTTGATAAGGGTCAAGTTGCTTTTAAAACCTTTACTTTACCAGAATATAGAGCTTACGGAACTTATCCTTACCGCATATTAAAATATGAAAGTTTTAAGTGGGAAGCTATTCCGTTTCCTAAAGGACCCTATGGGGAAAGTTCATCTAAACTTTATACTGTCCAAATTGGCATGAGTTCCAGATCTGACTCCAAAAAACTTGCCTATGAGTTTATTAAGTTTATTACTCAAAATGAGGCAGTGCAGCAAAAGGTGTGGGATGATACCTATGCTTTATCAACAAATAAAGAATTAGTAGAAGAAATCTATGCCTCAGATCACCCAGAAATACTACAAAATAAGGTAGTTAATGGAGTATTTCTCAATGATATTATAGGCAAGTCTTATATCATTCCTAGGTTTAAACTTTATAGACAGCTTAAGAGTGTTATGGATCAGAAAATTTTTCAAATTATTGCACAAGATAGTGATACGCGTATAGGCATAAAAGAGTTAAAAGAAGACATCCAACATGCTTTAGATGAATCCCAAAGAGATTTTTAG